GCAGCTTCTTCGGGGCCTGTTCTTTCAAAACCGCTGATTCCCAATCGGGTCCGGAATTGGCCGACAAACACGCCTGCCTTAAAAAAGGCATCAAAATACTGCTTTGCAATCTGATCATGCAACTCACGGTACTGCGGGGGCCCAAACACGTTGGCATAGTATGAATGCACAATTCCTGTCGATGTGGTTGTTCCCTTGCTCATTACAGCGCCGGCTTCAAATACGGCCATAGCCTCCTGAGGACTGTCAAACCGCTCGATAATGGGATGCTCCTCATCAACTATTTCATAATTGTTGGCATAAAAGATATAATCAATTTTGGTACCCCTGATCAGTTCCTTAAAGGTGGTGACGGGCAGAATGATGCGCGCATTCACCTGGGAAGGACTCATGATAATGGCCCGGTCAATCTGTCCCAGGGCATATCCTTCCTGTAAATCATCCAGCCTCAGAAAAGCCCCTATTTCTGTACCATAGCCTATGATTTCTCCCCCGGTACCGATTTCCAGCGAACCCATATCGTCAGCAATAATCGTCATGTACCTGATACGGTCCTTCCCGATCAGCCGGAAGGCTTCCAGTGATTCTGATTTCCCTGCACCTGTATCCCCTATGAAAAGAACGGTTTTTTCCGTGTTTTTCATGGCTATTTTTACCAGTGCCCCATGAAATGGCATCCGGCCTTCTTTCATCATCCTGGCGTTGTGCAGGGTCAGCATCATCTTCTTCAGATAACCGAAGTACCCGAATTCGTCTTTGTTTGGACAGGCCCCGATTAATATACCATTTTTCTCGTCGTCGAAAAATACCGTCTGGTAATTACCGAGCGGGGACAGATCCTCATTGCATCCGTAAACAAAGAGGGCATCCGGAATGCGCTCAAGATCTTCATCATCGGCAATTTCGAAAAGATTGCAGAGTGACATGCCCAGATCGAGAAATCGGTGATGAAAATATACCATAATAATCAGTGGCCCTACTTTGGCAGGGTAACACAAAAATTCGTCCGGTGTTATCGTTATAATTTCCAGAGGATTACGGCATATTTTTTGAAACTTCCCACCCCGTTTGTTAGTAGGTGGATTCAGGATCAGGGGAGGATTGAGCAGAATTTGCCGTACAATGGGTATATTCTTGAGTTTCTGATATTCTCCTTCCGGCAAAGGAACTTCTTTTGGCAACGCTATGGCAGCTGCCTCAGCTCCGGCTGTTACCTGCCGGTATACCCTTGGAACTTTCCCTGTAAGGTTTTTCTGAATTTCCCGGTAGGTCTTCCGAACAAGATGCGTCAGGTTTTCAATCGATTCATTGAAGGTACGGTAGGGCCTTTTGTCAAGAACATCATTTTCGGAATTCAGGACAATAAAACGATCATAGGTTCTCCAGAAGTTGTACAGATACTCAACGAAATCATTCAGCACATCACGGTCGCTGATGAATTCATCGGCCTGTTCAATTTTTCCCTGGAGCAGATCGGCAGGTACCTTGCTGAGAAGAGACAAAAGATCAGAGAATTTATCAAGTACTTTCCTGTCGGGTTTTCGGTTACCAAAAATTCCCAGCAGGGGGGACTGTTTTTCACTGAGCCTTTCAACCGCTATTGAAAGAAGGTGACGAAAAAGGGAGCTTTGAAGAAGTTCTTCCGGAGTTTCACATAGCCTTCCCCGCAGGTCAATAATGACCTTGTTTCCAAGAATCTCGAATGTTTTGTCTTCTCTGTTCTGCATCGTAAATAAAATTATGTTGTGCAGCACAAAAATAATCAAATGAATGAAACATTGCCTTTGTTTTGCTCCTTCATCTTTTCCTCAATATGAACCAATATATCACTATTTTTGCCATCAGTAAATTTTAAACCTTTTGCATGCATAACACACTGTTTTACATAATTTTAGTCGTAATACTGGCTGATTACCTGCTGGACCGGTACCTTGAATGGCTGAACGACCGCAACTGGTCAGCTACACTTCCTCATGAATTAAGCGATGTATATGACCCGAAGGAATATGAGCGTTCCCAGAGATATCATCGTGACAATAACCGCTTTGAATGGATCACTTCCACCTTTCAGCTTCTTGTTGTACTGGGAATGCTTTTTTTCAATGGTTTTGCCCTTGTCGACTCCTGGGCCAGGAATATGGTGTCAAACCCTGTCGGCATTTCCCTTGTCTTTTTCGGAATCATAGCCCTG
The window above is part of the Bacteroidales bacterium genome. Proteins encoded here:
- a CDS encoding phosphoenolpyruvate carboxykinase, which encodes MQNREDKTFEILGNKVIIDLRGRLCETPEELLQSSLFRHLLSIAVERLSEKQSPLLGIFGNRKPDRKVLDKFSDLLSLLSKVPADLLQGKIEQADEFISDRDVLNDFVEYLYNFWRTYDRFIVLNSENDVLDKRPYRTFNESIENLTHLVRKTYREIQKNLTGKVPRVYRQVTAGAEAAAIALPKEVPLPEGEYQKLKNIPIVRQILLNPPLILNPPTNKRGGKFQKICRNPLEIITITPDEFLCYPAKVGPLIIMVYFHHRFLDLGMSLCNLFEIADDEDLERIPDALFVYGCNEDLSPLGNYQTVFFDDEKNGILIGACPNKDEFGYFGYLKKMMLTLHNARMMKEGRMPFHGALVKIAMKNTEKTVLFIGDTGAGKSESLEAFRLIGKDRIRYMTIIADDMGSLEIGTGGEIIGYGTEIGAFLRLDDLQEGYALGQIDRAIIMSPSQVNARIILPVTTFKELIRGTKIDYIFYANNYEIVDEEHPIIERFDSPQEAMAVFEAGAVMSKGTTTSTGIVHSYYANVFGPPQYRELHDQIAKQYFDAFFKAGVFVGQFRTRLGISGFERTGPEEAAKALLDVLDSE